From the Butyrivibrio fibrisolvens genome, one window contains:
- a CDS encoding DMT family transporter: MLLVASFFWGTTFVAQSLGAEYVGAGTYLALRTYIGIAFLLPFVIYRDREEYKVYKKGSLRRDNSIESADGDIKASFIDGASSLFKDKRKKEIEAFIKGGLLAGLFIFLASFAQQYGIAYTSVAKAGFLTALYVVFVPIISVFFGRKFNNNLWICISLSVVGLYLLCMKGSFYLEMGDALMVLSALGFSVQILAVSRYSKRIDPVKLTLSQFIVEAALSTVVMLVLERPELSSIISALPAILYAGIFSSGIAYTLQSLGQKNLNPAIASIAMCLESVFGTLSGWIVLGQSLSFREAAGCVLMFGAIVLSQFLGSSDSKETSKKKSVISD; encoded by the coding sequence ATGCTTCTTGTCGCATCATTTTTCTGGGGGACGACCTTTGTAGCGCAAAGTCTTGGAGCAGAATACGTGGGTGCCGGGACATATCTTGCGCTTAGAACTTATATCGGTATCGCATTCCTCCTACCCTTTGTGATATACAGAGATAGGGAGGAGTATAAGGTCTATAAGAAGGGTTCTTTGAGGAGGGATAATTCAATAGAATCCGCAGATGGTGATATAAAAGCATCGTTTATAGATGGAGCCTCATCTTTATTTAAAGATAAGAGAAAAAAGGAAATAGAAGCCTTTATTAAGGGTGGCCTTCTTGCAGGACTTTTCATATTCCTTGCAAGCTTTGCTCAGCAATACGGCATTGCTTATACATCTGTTGCTAAGGCAGGATTTCTTACAGCTCTATATGTAGTATTTGTGCCTATTATCTCAGTTTTCTTTGGCCGAAAGTTTAATAACAATCTATGGATCTGCATTTCGCTTTCTGTTGTAGGTCTATATCTTCTATGTATGAAGGGGAGCTTCTATCTGGAGATGGGAGATGCCTTGATGGTACTGTCTGCGCTTGGATTTTCAGTTCAGATCCTGGCAGTTTCAAGGTATTCTAAGAGAATTGATCCTGTTAAGCTTACATTATCCCAGTTTATTGTAGAAGCAGCCTTATCAACAGTAGTGATGCTGGTTTTGGAACGTCCTGAACTTAGCTCTATCATAAGCGCGCTTCCCGCGATCCTCTATGCAGGAATCTTTAGTAGCGGCATAGCATATACACTTCAATCACTTGGTCAAAAGAACCTTAATCCTGCAATTGCTTCAATTGCAATGTGTCTTGAGAGCGTATTTGGAACACTGTCCGGCTGGATAGTGCTAGGCCAGAGCTTGTCATTTCGCGAAGCAGCAGGCTGTGTTTTGATGTTTGGAGCAATCGTTCTTTCACAGTTTCTTGGAAGCAGTGATTCTAAAGAGACCTCTAAAAAAAAAAGTGTAATTTCTGATTAA
- a CDS encoding NusG domain II-containing protein → MGKDKKKTKAELILVTGLVIVAGCIYLYLHFVGAVKGAKVQILVDGVVTQEYDLYSNQTVAIETENGGQNILVIDNGECYLDDANCPDKLCVSQGIISKSGQSIICLPHKVVITIEGADEAEVDTIAK, encoded by the coding sequence ATGGGAAAAGACAAAAAGAAAACTAAAGCGGAATTGATACTTGTTACTGGACTTGTTATAGTAGCTGGATGTATCTACCTGTATTTGCATTTTGTTGGAGCAGTTAAAGGCGCTAAAGTGCAGATTCTGGTAGATGGTGTAGTTACTCAGGAATATGACCTGTATAGTAACCAGACAGTTGCCATCGAGACTGAGAACGGCGGACAGAATATACTGGTTATTGATAATGGTGAGTGTTATCTTGATGATGCCAACTGCCCAGATAAGCTGTGCGTGTCGCAGGGCATCATATCGAAGTCCGGTCAGAGTATCATATGCCTTCCTCACAAAGTGGTTATCACCATAGAAGGCGCTGATGAAGCAGAAGTAGATACTATAGCAAAATAA
- a CDS encoding histidine phosphatase family protein — MRLIFIRHAQPDYSIDGLTEKGKVEAQLLAKRTANWDVDRFFCSPLGRAKDTAEPTLKALNREATICDWLQEFHYRVEDPYTKDLRVPWDYFPEFFTTQPLMLDPDTWYDCDLYKTNPEIKSKWFEVCNGLDDILKSYGYTRNGKYYDYKNPDGPDLPAEIGDIQTRGIMEYQVRDEDDNKTIVFFCHLGVECVMLAHLLSISPVTLWHGTFEAPSSVTIVNAEKRYHNQAFFRIQALGDTSHLYAAGESVSGFGAFSTVFSK, encoded by the coding sequence TTGAGACTGATTTTTATAAGGCATGCACAGCCTGATTATTCTATAGATGGGCTTACTGAAAAGGGTAAAGTGGAAGCGCAGCTTCTTGCAAAAAGGACAGCGAACTGGGATGTAGACAGGTTCTTTTGTTCACCTCTGGGTAGAGCGAAAGATACGGCGGAACCTACGCTTAAAGCTCTTAACAGGGAGGCTACGATCTGTGACTGGCTTCAGGAGTTTCATTATAGGGTAGAAGATCCCTATACCAAGGATTTGAGAGTTCCGTGGGATTATTTCCCGGAGTTTTTCACAACTCAGCCTTTAATGCTGGATCCTGATACGTGGTATGACTGTGATCTGTACAAGACCAATCCGGAGATTAAGTCTAAGTGGTTTGAAGTTTGTAACGGGCTTGATGATATCCTTAAGTCATACGGATATACCAGAAACGGCAAGTACTATGATTATAAGAATCCTGATGGACCGGATCTTCCTGCAGAGATAGGTGATATTCAGACAAGGGGCATCATGGAGTATCAGGTAAGGGATGAAGATGACAATAAGACTATAGTTTTCTTCTGTCATCTTGGAGTTGAATGTGTGATGCTTGCCCATCTTCTGTCTATATCACCTGTAACTTTGTGGCATGGGACTTTTGAAGCGCCTTCATCAGTTACAATTGTTAATGCAGAGAAGAGATATCACAATCAGGCCTTTTTCAGAATTCAGGCACTTGGTGACACATCTCACCTTTATGCAGCAGGAGAGTCTGTTTCCGGTTTTGGCGCTTTTTCTACTGTGTTTAGTAAATGA
- a CDS encoding nitrogenase component 1, producing the protein MQPIERPRYSCMLGGALATISSLPGVVPIIHGAQGCGGGLSNAYYLGGHLGSGYCGGVSIPSSNIGEKEVIFGAAKRLETQINSTLEVMKGDLFLVLSACMTDIIGEDIESVIRNIKNPDNVPVRYIDTGGFQGKAYDGYDEVFSSLFEDYIPKAKKDEKLVNILGQVPGYDPYFRGNLEEIARLLRELGLKVNTFLTPDQSHENILSAGGAVLNIVVSPLYGIKAARTAKRVHDIDYLVTDLPIGAEATKEFLYSIGSALSLSIGDIKKLVDKEKKSYYGYLDRIADYVADTDTQSYAIVIANSTDAFAYANYLENEIGYIPRYIFITDHLTQEKEELLTSKLDEYDFGQKPELIFEQDTTAIRRFIEQRHPYEESEDYVDRLSPLLVLGSSIDYKLAQEYNGVLLPVSYPVFNIILNKGFAGFKGAGALFESILNTQLTREVKKVV; encoded by the coding sequence ATGCAGCCTATAGAAAGACCAAGATATTCGTGCATGCTTGGAGGTGCACTGGCTACTATAAGTTCGCTTCCCGGCGTTGTTCCAATCATACATGGAGCACAGGGATGCGGCGGAGGACTGTCCAATGCTTACTATCTGGGAGGACATCTGGGATCAGGATACTGCGGCGGTGTCAGCATCCCAAGTTCCAACATAGGAGAGAAGGAAGTCATATTCGGAGCAGCCAAGCGCCTAGAAACACAGATTAATTCAACACTTGAAGTGATGAAAGGAGACCTGTTTCTGGTTTTGTCAGCATGTATGACGGACATAATTGGTGAAGATATTGAAAGTGTTATCAGAAATATCAAGAATCCTGATAATGTCCCTGTCAGATATATAGATACAGGAGGTTTTCAGGGCAAGGCTTATGACGGATATGATGAAGTATTTTCATCGCTTTTTGAAGATTATATCCCTAAGGCTAAAAAAGATGAAAAGCTTGTGAATATCCTTGGACAGGTTCCCGGGTACGATCCCTACTTTAGAGGGAATCTTGAAGAGATTGCAAGGCTTCTTAGAGAACTTGGACTTAAGGTTAATACTTTCCTTACCCCCGATCAAAGCCATGAGAACATCTTAAGCGCAGGAGGTGCAGTTCTTAACATAGTCGTAAGTCCATTGTACGGAATAAAAGCAGCAAGGACAGCCAAGAGAGTACATGACATAGATTATCTTGTAACAGATCTCCCTATAGGCGCGGAAGCAACCAAAGAGTTTCTATATAGCATAGGATCTGCTCTTTCTCTTTCTATAGGGGATATAAAAAAGCTTGTGGATAAAGAGAAGAAAAGCTATTACGGCTACCTTGACCGCATAGCAGATTATGTTGCAGATACTGATACACAGAGCTATGCAATAGTTATCGCCAACAGTACAGATGCATTTGCATATGCCAATTATCTTGAAAATGAGATCGGTTATATTCCAAGGTATATTTTTATCACTGATCATCTAACTCAGGAAAAAGAAGAGCTCTTGACATCAAAGCTTGACGAATACGATTTTGGTCAAAAGCCTGAACTTATCTTCGAACAGGATACAACAGCAATCAGAAGATTTATAGAACAGCGTCACCCATACGAGGAATCAGAGGATTATGTAGACCGTCTTTCACCGCTTCTGGTTCTTGGAAGTTCCATAGATTATAAGCTTGCTCAGGAATATAACGGAGTTCTTCTTCCTGTAAGCTATCCCGTTTTTAACATCATATTAAATAAAGGATTTGCAGGCTTTAAAGGCGCAGGAGCGCTGTTTGAGAGCATCCTTAATACACAGCTAACAAGGGAGGTCAAGAAAGTTGTCTGA
- a CDS encoding Gx transporter family protein, translating into MRTRAANLGLLLGVALILSYVESLIPFAFGIPGMKLGLPNAAILIVLYLYGWQQALIINVLRIVVSGFLFGSMFGILFSLAGAIISFAAMCIFKKADFFSIKGVSICGGVSHNIGQMLVAVYVVKTSGILYYLPVLMIGGLITGILIGIISENIIPRIRREVILR; encoded by the coding sequence ATGCGTACTAGAGCAGCTAATCTTGGATTACTTCTCGGCGTAGCTCTGATTTTATCATACGTCGAATCTCTGATTCCTTTTGCCTTCGGGATTCCGGGGATGAAGCTTGGACTTCCTAATGCAGCAATACTTATTGTATTATATTTATACGGATGGCAACAGGCGCTAATTATAAACGTGCTTAGAATTGTTGTTTCCGGTTTTTTGTTTGGCAGTATGTTCGGCATTTTATTTAGCCTTGCCGGAGCGATCATCAGTTTTGCTGCCATGTGCATCTTTAAAAAGGCAGATTTTTTTTCTATAAAGGGAGTATCAATATGCGGGGGCGTAAGCCACAATATAGGGCAGATGCTTGTGGCGGTATATGTTGTTAAGACAAGTGGCATCCTGTATTATCTTCCGGTTTTGATGATTGGCGGCCTTATAACAGGTATACTTATTGGAATCATAAGTGAGAATATCATTCCCAGAATCAGGAGGGAGGTAATCCTCAGATGA
- a CDS encoding ABC transporter substrate-binding protein — protein MVKEIIKNSQKRRYYEKGFRYLKSILVTILAASLLLSGCGKGGEEKASAEGEVLNVAYFPTSFKSSLSTIAYVKGFFEEEGVNVNLVNLQSSADSLVALQEGKIDVNPLGITNTIQAIEDGEGGVVIIGGSAQAGGIIITTPENADKFKDLNNWKGATWATGRSYTGDFVVRHYLSEIGIDSNVDVSSVDLGDNLSIIQSVSKGEADVGYITADGARTALDYGLELITDVDDIEHAYPCCRISSTQNAVDTKGDQLVAYLRAVIRAYDFILANPDETIKIFTDLTSQDEDYVRDVLYGDFASAYVPDPARQKVLNFSQYLLEAQALSSTDGIEEAINVDLYKKALDQILTKYPDNENYKTLLEIYNEFDS, from the coding sequence CTGGTAAAAGAAATAATAAAAAACAGTCAAAAGAGGAGATATTATGAAAAAGGTTTTAGATATTTAAAAAGTATACTTGTTACCATACTTGCAGCATCGCTTCTTCTAAGTGGATGCGGAAAAGGAGGTGAAGAAAAAGCCTCAGCTGAAGGCGAAGTTTTAAACGTAGCTTATTTTCCCACATCATTTAAGAGTAGCCTAAGCACGATAGCATATGTTAAGGGATTCTTTGAAGAGGAAGGAGTCAATGTCAACCTTGTGAATCTTCAAAGCTCGGCAGATTCACTTGTAGCCCTTCAGGAAGGCAAGATCGATGTTAATCCCCTTGGCATCACCAACACGATTCAGGCCATAGAAGACGGTGAAGGAGGAGTTGTGATCATAGGAGGATCTGCTCAGGCCGGAGGTATCATAATCACTACGCCTGAAAATGCAGACAAATTCAAGGATCTAAATAACTGGAAAGGAGCAACCTGGGCAACCGGAAGAAGCTATACAGGTGACTTCGTTGTAAGGCACTATCTGTCAGAGATTGGAATAGATTCCAATGTGGATGTATCATCTGTTGATCTTGGAGATAACCTCTCTATCATACAGTCTGTATCCAAGGGTGAAGCTGATGTTGGATATATAACTGCAGACGGAGCCAGAACAGCTCTTGACTATGGCCTTGAACTCATAACAGACGTTGATGATATAGAGCATGCATACCCGTGCTGCCGCATAAGTTCAACACAAAATGCCGTAGATACCAAAGGCGACCAGCTTGTAGCATATCTTAGAGCTGTTATAAGAGCATATGATTTCATACTGGCCAATCCTGACGAAACAATAAAAATCTTCACAGACCTTACATCACAGGACGAGGATTATGTTAGAGACGTCCTGTACGGCGACTTTGCATCAGCATATGTTCCTGATCCCGCAAGACAGAAAGTTCTTAACTTTTCGCAGTATCTACTGGAAGCTCAGGCTCTTTCAAGCACAGACGGAATCGAAGAAGCTATCAATGTTGACCTTTACAAGAAGGCTCTTGATCAGATACTGACCAAGTACCCTGACAATGAGAACTACAAGACTCTTCTTGAGATCTATAATGAGTTCGATTCCTGA
- a CDS encoding GNAT family N-acetyltransferase, whose product MNRELTDRMIVCVSEQNIMDAASIHSISWKESHRDFCTQEFIELHSPERQQKYIHDKINKGTKFFMLVDEEPVGVVSVTDSLIEDLYVLPEKQKMGYGTKLLQFAVDQCSDPPSLWILENNVNAERLYYRMGFTRTGRTNTITDKIAEIELSLK is encoded by the coding sequence ATGAACAGAGAATTGACAGATAGAATGATAGTATGTGTAAGCGAACAAAATATAATGGATGCTGCTAGTATTCATTCTATATCGTGGAAAGAATCACATAGAGATTTTTGCACTCAGGAGTTTATAGAACTACATTCACCTGAAAGGCAGCAGAAGTACATACACGATAAGATTAACAAAGGAACCAAGTTCTTCATGCTTGTAGATGAAGAGCCTGTGGGTGTCGTTTCTGTAACAGACAGCTTGATTGAGGATCTTTATGTTCTCCCGGAAAAGCAAAAAATGGGATATGGAACGAAATTACTGCAGTTTGCAGTTGATCAATGTTCAGATCCCCCTTCATTATGGATTCTTGAGAACAATGTTAATGCAGAAAGACTTTATTATCGTATGGGCTTTACGAGAACTGGGAGAACCAACACAATTACAGATAAAATTGCTGAAATTGAGTTGTCATTGAAATAA
- a CDS encoding ABC transporter permease: MEDVAFIFAKDYQMMLLNILSSLEILVIGYGIALVLGNFLGLIIGYNDRLRELFFPIAKVVSPIPPMVYTPYLIAILPNFNMASISVIAFGLFWPIFMNMIIRIEGMEKRILDSARTLNVDTPTMLFKIILPYSLPGIIKSIRVQFSVTFMILVMAEMIGAKSGLGFYVKKFSDYIDFTRVFAGIILIGFVIAVANSFLQKLENRLIKWKPV, translated from the coding sequence ATGGAGGATGTTGCCTTTATATTTGCAAAAGACTATCAGATGATGCTTCTGAATATATTAAGCTCACTTGAAATTCTTGTGATTGGCTATGGGATCGCACTTGTTCTGGGCAATTTCCTAGGGCTTATAATCGGCTATAATGACAGGCTGCGGGAGCTATTTTTCCCAATAGCCAAGGTGGTGAGTCCTATACCGCCTATGGTGTACACGCCGTATCTTATTGCGATCCTTCCCAATTTCAACATGGCGTCTATCTCGGTTATTGCCTTTGGACTATTCTGGCCTATATTTATGAATATGATAATACGTATAGAGGGTATGGAAAAAAGGATTCTGGATTCTGCCAGGACTCTCAACGTAGACACGCCTACAATGCTGTTTAAGATAATCCTGCCGTATTCACTTCCGGGGATTATCAAGAGTATCAGGGTTCAGTTCTCGGTTACTTTCATGATCCTGGTGATGGCTGAGATGATAGGAGCTAAGTCAGGTCTTGGGTTCTATGTTAAGAAGTTCTCCGATTATATCGACTTTACAAGGGTGTTTGCAGGTATCATCCTTATAGGCTTTGTGATCGCGGTAGCGAATTCTTTCCTTCAAAAACTTGAAAACAGACTCATTAAGTGGAAGCCCGTGTAA
- a CDS encoding ABC transporter ATP-binding protein, translated as MGKIRFQNVSLNYSNGNTVKNVLENIDLEINKGEFVCVIGPSGCGKSTLLSLLSGLNKPTNGTVTIDGQKIKGPGTDRGVVFQHYSLFPWLTARKNIIFGIKQAGKEKNKARILKRAQYFLDRVELSDSGDKYPFELSGGMQQRVALARTLAMDTDILLMDEPFGAIDPKVRYELQDLTLELCKDGDAKKTAVFVTHDIDEAIFLADRIIFMSPGGAYKDIKIPASIRNLRDRSLLFVNKDYKKLHDELVGLFYNDADEGKGRSKASYIEEHEIEVAV; from the coding sequence ATGGGTAAGATAAGATTTCAGAATGTATCTCTTAATTACAGTAATGGAAATACTGTCAAAAACGTACTTGAAAATATAGACCTTGAGATTAATAAAGGGGAATTCGTCTGCGTCATAGGCCCTTCCGGATGTGGCAAAAGTACTCTTTTGTCACTTCTATCAGGGCTTAACAAACCCACAAATGGGACCGTGACTATAGACGGGCAGAAGATCAAAGGCCCCGGGACAGACAGAGGAGTTGTGTTCCAGCATTATTCTCTTTTCCCATGGCTTACTGCCAGAAAAAATATAATCTTTGGCATAAAACAAGCCGGTAAGGAAAAAAATAAGGCAAGGATTCTCAAAAGAGCACAGTACTTCCTTGACAGAGTAGAGCTTTCTGATAGCGGTGACAAGTATCCTTTTGAATTATCAGGCGGTATGCAGCAAAGGGTAGCTCTTGCAAGGACTCTTGCAATGGATACGGATATCCTTCTTATGGATGAGCCTTTTGGAGCTATTGACCCTAAGGTTAGATATGAGCTTCAGGATCTTACGCTTGAGCTTTGCAAGGATGGAGATGCCAAAAAGACTGCTGTGTTCGTAACTCACGATATAGACGAAGCAATCTTCCTTGCAGACAGGATCATATTCATGAGCCCCGGCGGTGCATACAAGGATATCAAAATCCCTGCTTCTATAAGGAATTTGAGAGACAGATCTTTATTATTTGTAAATAAAGACTACAAAAAGTTACATGATGAGCTTGTAGGTCTTTTCTACAACGATGCAGATGAAGGCAAGGGTCGTTCTAAAGCCTCTTACATAGAAGAACATGAAATAGAGGTGGCTGTGTGA
- a CDS encoding TraX family protein — MENKKTGLNSNQIKLIAIIAMTIDHLVWTIFPGTQHIWYVYALHIIGRLTAPIMWFFIAEGCYYTHNRKKYITRLFILAVISHFAYDFAFGIPFVPLSTGIFNQTGVIWSLAWAVVIVAIHDSGKVSTPVEIILTVIISLIAFPSDWSSIAAMCPFYLYLHRGNFKAQARDIVLWSAIYASVYFLFLDKPYGILQMFTFLTIPILAKYNGKRGEWKGMKWLFYFYYPVHLFVIGIVRILLHGNISTIF; from the coding sequence ATGGAGAATAAAAAAACGGGATTAAATTCTAATCAGATTAAGCTTATCGCTATTATCGCAATGACAATCGATCATTTGGTATGGACGATATTTCCAGGAACACAGCATATCTGGTATGTATATGCTCTTCATATCATTGGCAGGCTTACTGCTCCGATTATGTGGTTTTTTATTGCAGAGGGGTGTTATTACACGCATAACAGGAAGAAATATATTACGAGATTGTTTATACTCGCGGTTATATCGCATTTTGCATATGATTTTGCATTTGGGATACCGTTTGTTCCACTGTCAACAGGGATATTTAACCAGACAGGTGTAATATGGTCGCTTGCTTGGGCCGTTGTCATTGTTGCGATTCATGACAGTGGGAAGGTCTCAACGCCAGTGGAAATAATTCTTACTGTTATTATAAGTTTAATCGCTTTTCCATCAGATTGGTCAAGCATAGCTGCGATGTGTCCTTTTTATCTGTATCTTCATAGAGGAAACTTTAAGGCACAGGCACGAGATATTGTGTTATGGTCAGCAATCTATGCCTCGGTATATTTTCTGTTTTTGGATAAGCCTTATGGAATACTTCAGATGTTTACTTTCCTCACGATTCCGATTTTGGCAAAATATAACGGAAAGCGTGGTGAGTGGAAGGGCATGAAGTGGCTGTTTTATTTCTACTATCCGGTACACTTGTTTGTTATAGGAATTGTCCGGATTTTGTTGCATGGCAACATATCAACAATCTTTTAA
- a CDS encoding nitrogenase component 1: MSDTKTNIIHVNKFLHDFDNREPKSREYTRNTTNAYGGNLDDMLSGACSGCLKKCNRDFTQAIYCQNTVSTLLSMSIKGSVIIMHGPIGCGSQNHSQESKLKLALKQRGLDPEEAIWLSSNMSEDDVVLGGEKPLKAAIKKADTLYNPTCIFILNSCAPGVIGDDIEGIIDSVRDETKAILVPLHCPGFMAKVFTSAYDVVYHGVLRNFKFTHDDGEFGLDHNSPDYLAQKKELEERKKKTVNIYVASSISAFDEKEMIRLLNKLGLYVRTVIEYNSPEELKDVTNAALNVCLCHVHDIYFVEFLKEKYGMPYVTPSIPIGISSTNSFIRDIAAFFGLEKEAEELIEEESRKVLKAVEPIKNRLQGKTAVVSGGYLRIGSTALLLNDIGIQVLGFRHFNYDEFGNELFKEVRERIGNVTNSVSTQASELVNLLKRLKPDLCITHTGAGVWVEKSGIPTLTLFSENFSYFGYNGVFEVARRVERTLANGKFSRNLKDNVELPFRKEWYLKDPYHYITDFKQNNTGKSYSEVYAKEENPA; this comes from the coding sequence TTGTCTGATACAAAAACAAATATAATCCATGTAAATAAATTCCTGCATGATTTCGATAACAGAGAGCCCAAAAGCAGAGAATATACAAGAAATACAACAAATGCCTATGGCGGCAATCTTGATGATATGCTATCAGGAGCCTGCAGCGGGTGCCTTAAGAAATGCAACAGAGATTTTACACAGGCTATCTATTGCCAGAACACAGTATCAACGCTTCTGTCTATGTCCATCAAGGGCTCAGTTATCATTATGCATGGACCTATAGGGTGCGGATCTCAAAATCACAGTCAGGAGAGTAAGCTTAAGCTTGCACTTAAGCAAAGAGGCCTTGATCCTGAGGAAGCTATCTGGCTTAGTAGTAACATGTCTGAGGATGATGTAGTACTTGGCGGCGAGAAACCTCTTAAGGCAGCAATCAAAAAGGCTGACACTCTTTACAATCCCACCTGTATATTCATTCTGAATTCATGTGCTCCCGGAGTAATAGGCGATGACATAGAAGGAATCATAGATTCTGTCAGAGATGAGACCAAGGCTATTCTCGTTCCTCTCCATTGCCCCGGATTCATGGCCAAGGTATTCACTTCAGCATATGACGTGGTATATCACGGAGTCCTTAGGAATTTCAAGTTCACTCATGACGATGGCGAGTTTGGACTTGATCATAACAGCCCTGATTACCTTGCTCAGAAAAAAGAACTTGAAGAGCGCAAGAAAAAGACTGTAAACATCTACGTTGCATCCTCAATTTCAGCATTTGATGAAAAAGAGATGATACGTCTTTTGAATAAGCTAGGGCTCTATGTGAGGACTGTTATCGAATATAACTCTCCGGAAGAACTTAAAGATGTAACGAATGCAGCCCTTAACGTGTGCCTGTGCCATGTGCATGATATATATTTCGTGGAATTCCTTAAGGAAAAATACGGTATGCCCTACGTAACACCTTCTATACCCATCGGCATAAGTTCAACCAATAGCTTTATAAGAGATATAGCTGCATTTTTCGGCCTTGAAAAAGAGGCAGAAGAATTAATTGAAGAAGAAAGCAGGAAGGTATTAAAGGCAGTAGAGCCAATAAAGAATAGACTTCAAGGTAAAACAGCCGTTGTAAGCGGAGGATACTTAAGGATAGGTTCAACAGCCCTTCTTCTAAATGATATAGGAATTCAGGTTCTTGGCTTCAGGCATTTTAACTATGACGAATTCGGGAATGAGCTTTTCAAGGAAGTAAGAGAACGTATAGGCAATGTTACTAACAGCGTATCAACACAGGCATCAGAGCTTGTGAACCTTCTTAAAAGGTTAAAACCAGATCTGTGTATAACCCATACAGGAGCCGGCGTCTGGGTAGAAAAAAGCGGAATACCAACCTTGACTTTATTTTCTGAAAACTTTTCATACTTTGGGTATAACGGCGTATTTGAAGTTGCAAGAAGAGTTGAAAGAACCCTTGCAAACGGCAAGTTCTCAAGAAATCTCAAAGATAATGTAGAACTTCCCTTTAGAAAGGAATGGTATCTCAAGGATCCTTATCACTATATAACGGACTTCAAGCAGAATAATACAGGTAAGTCATATTCGGAAGTATATGCCAAGGAGGAGAATCCTGCTTAA
- a CDS encoding zinc ribbon domain-containing protein: protein MSINASKLCCPSCGAGIDMDINGKKNIFCPYCGTQFEVESNEITINSNINKNIYIHKRYTDDAAIEKERRKEKERADAFATTIEIQKLEYKKEKRTMIICIGMMLLGFLMIALVGIWEESEEKSKLADGYIKIGQSSKDMEGKNYKVVSEQLRSAGFKNIVTIDLEDETWFLQNNDDVESVSIGGVTSFETGDFFNPDDKIIISYH, encoded by the coding sequence ATGAGCATTAATGCTAGTAAATTATGTTGTCCATCTTGTGGAGCGGGAATTGATATGGATATTAATGGCAAAAAAAATATCTTTTGCCCATATTGTGGTACGCAGTTTGAAGTTGAAAGTAATGAGATAACAATAAATAGTAATATTAATAAAAATATATATATTCATAAACGCTATACCGATGACGCTGCGATTGAAAAAGAAAGAAGGAAAGAAAAAGAAAGAGCAGATGCTTTTGCTACAACGATAGAAATTCAGAAATTGGAATACAAAAAAGAAAAAAGAACAATGATTATATGCATAGGAATGATGCTTTTGGGCTTCTTGATGATTGCTCTAGTTGGAATCTGGGAAGAGTCTGAGGAAAAATCCAAACTTGCAGATGGTTATATTAAGATTGGCCAATCTTCTAAGGATATGGAAGGAAAAAACTATAAAGTTGTTTCTGAACAGTTGAGAAGCGCCGGCTTTAAGAATATTGTTACTATTGATCTAGAAGATGAAACGTGGTTTTTGCAGAATAACGATGACGTTGAAAGTGTTTCAATCGGAGGTGTTACATCATTCGAAACTGGAGATTTTTTTAATCCTGATGATAAAATCATAATTTCATATCATTAA